The sequence AGATGGACAGACTCCAAATGAcaaaaaatattgccgtaaagagtgatttgcgacacgAAATAAACGAAAGAGCGTAATATGAAATTATAGATGTTTTTCTATCGTCACACGATATATATCATCATATCGCACAACCCTACTTAGCATCTTACAAGTATCTGAGTTGAAGAATTGTACCAGTGTTGCAGAATTGGCAATTTCAATTAACAGATGGTGTGCAAAGTACAAATAAACTGATAAAAGCAAAAGATggagaaacaaaaaacaactgtGCAAAATACAACTGAATAACTTAGGGAAGAGCCCTTGTGCAGATATCAAGGATGCAATCTGGTGGTCAGTCCAATGCGAAAGGGACACCTACCCATGAGCTTCCAATGACAAAGTACTGTTTCACAATGATGACGCATGACATACACAGAAAAAGGGAAAACACAATGCAACATGTTTGATCTTTGTTTTGTGTCTTTACCGTGAGCGCAGGGCGTGCCAAGCAGCATCAATGTCTGCATATAGGTTCTTCTCAGAGGGCTTGCCAGTGCTTACACCGTAGCCTGAGTAATCGTAGGAGAAGATGTTGCAGTTGATGCGTGTTCCTAAGCCAATATAGAAACTACTCATCTGGCCCAGGTCAACGGCGTTACCGTGTGAAAACAACACTGTGAACCTGAGGGACAGACCAGAAGAGACAGAGGTCAAGCTTACAGAATAAAAGGTAGAGAATGcaagcaaaacagaaaaaaaccgTGGTTCTATACTGAAGCCAATACTATGAAGCATTGTCATATTTTGTAATAACATTGCAACCAACAAAGCAAGATAGAAAAACTTCAGTCTTCGGTGCAATTGGCAGAATTCATGCATGGCATTGGGCTATGAAATGCTATAAGAAAGCCAGTTCAAGCAGAAGAAGCGTGCAATATCTATTTTTGTTTATCTGTAAAATGATTAAGAATAGAAGCAGAGTGATAGAAAATATTTTTGACCATAAAAGTTAAACACTGGAAGAGGAAATACATCAACAATGTGTGCAGGAAATATTTAAAGAAAATGAAGAGGAGACGACAACTTGTAATCACACTATAACAGGGAAGAATCATCCTAACAATTCCAAGTGTTGCTGATACTTTAAGGAATGAGAAGAGGggtgattattattattccaaGAGGGTTCCAGCAGCCTGATGATAAAACaaagtataactgtctgtacaCACAGCAAAGCTTAATTATCCTTCCATAAGGACACGTTTTCTATGCTTCAACATTTGAAATGAAAGCATACAGAATTTACTCAACATGCATCGCATACAAAGTAAGTTATGGCTACTCCTTACCAGCATGCTGATCATGCAGTACAACAATattagaaaacacacacatggcTATAGGTTACATGCGGTGCCAGTGCCTCTCAAATATAAAACACAGAAGCTTACTCTATTTAATTGTTTAACAAACTCGGCAGTAGCCTCTGCATACACCTGATAAAAATTCAGCTCCCAACAACCTAACATTTAAACACAAATTAGCCACGCATGTTTTATGTTTATGGCAATCTGGAAGTAGGCAAAATTTTAACACATTTTTACACCAGTCTATCACTGGACCAGTGGGCTCACAGCTGGAAGTGTGTATTTCGATGTTGTCTAAAACTCAATCTACATGTTGATTGCTTGCACGTGACAATTGGAGTCAAAGCACATTAAGTGGAAAAAAATGTCTGCATCTTATTATTAGCAACACATAAAGGATTGCAAGATTAAAACCATAATGTTGTAGTTTAATCTTGTAAAAGCTATCATCCTCCTTGCTAGACTTGTCCTACCTTGCTCGTGCACAAAGACATACCTCATCTCTGTGGAGTAGCATTTGAAAGGCAAAATATTCTTATAGGATTGGAATAAATTCTATTTCCACATAGTCAATTCAATAGTTGCAGCCCTTTGTAAatcaaagcaacaacaaaaaaagtaaatCAAAACATAACAACACAGTGGCAAATGGGCAAACAGCAATAGATAATCTGGTGGAAAAGGGAAATAGACATAAAAATATAAATGAAAAATGCTCTtacgagggaaaaaaaacaagcctATGTGACCAGTCTATGCAATTTTTTTTGTAGGGGAGGGGGGCTCACCTTGCGTTTGGAGCACAGCGGATGTACATACAGCCCACCCTGTTCCCTCGGCTGGACCTGGTCAGGAACACATCTGTCACATCCAGCTCTCTCTGGGAATACTGGAACTCTGCCCTCTCTGTAAGGTGCAGCTTCCACCTGCCTTCTGGTCCACCtcctccacccccaccaccacctcctctgtCTCCGCCACCAACACCACCGCTGCTGCCAGTGCCACTGCCACTAGCGCCGAGCCGTGATCGCAGTCCTGGGGCACCCAAAGATGGTGGAGTAGCCCCAGCGCCAGTCCCAGAGACAGCTCCAGCCCCAGAACCTGGATCTGGGTCAGGCAGGAGGGCATAGGTGGGCTCTGGAGGGAGGAAAGCTAGTTTGGCTGCAATGCGGCTGGGGCAGGGAGGGCAGCAAAACAAGCAGCATAGTTCTCGAATGGATAAACCGTTCATCTTCtactagaaataaaaaaaaaggagcatgaaagaagaaaaaaattacaAGAAAGATTAGGGTATGGTTGGAGAAGGAATACAAGACCTAAATATTGTCTGGTAAAACATAAGTAGGAAGAAAACTTTGGCTCACCTAATTAAAAGATGGATATCCAAGTATAAATACCTGGATTCTGAGTTCCCTGGGCCTAGAATTGGAGCGGCACACAATGGTGCCAATGTTTCCTGGTCTAGTCTCTCAGCTGGTTAGATCACAAGACAAAGACATGCCATGACACACCTTACAACGACTTGTTGTCACACTATGATAAAACACTTAAGCAACCATGAATTATCATGCAAAAAGAGAATTAATATCAACCTGCTGTTTTGTTTAGTTTATTCTTTTTAATTATTTTGCCTTTACAAGTAAATAGCACATGATGAAGCGACTATGACACAGTGGGACTCTGTCACATTCTCCTATGAAGTCTGATACTCTGCTCAAAAATGAAAGTCCACAGACTATGAAAATAGTAAAGAGACACATTTTCTGGGGGGTAATTAGCGACACAACTAATTATGATACAATGGGTTTCGGTGGATCGTGTTAGTCTTCAACCCTGTTTGAAAATGACAGCTGCTGTGGCTAGCTGGGATCGGTGTAAAGTAGAattcaattgcaaaaaaaaatatcATAAATTCttcaaaaaatgttttaaatAGCAACTCAGCATTGTGGTATAACAGATTTACTGAGGCGGACATGAATTTAGTGGCCACTAGCTATATAGCCCCGTCCTGACAACTCGGGGGGGGGGCGCTTGTTACGCTAACACAACGTTAACAATCAAACAaacatcaccaaaaaaaaaatattacagTATAAATCAGTAATATCATTTTGTCACTAAATGAATACAATATCCTGAGAACAGCTGAACGGAACTGGACAGAGGAAGCACAACGAAACGTTTTCTGATAACGCGCACTACATTATAGCGAGGTAAATGAACGCTAACCTTTAGATGTGAAAATATCCCCAGCTATCGATAACGAGGTAGCCTTGCTAGCGAGCGGCGGCTAGCCTGTTAGCTTACTAGCTTTTGAGCTAACTGTCTCGATACTTGCCGACTGAGAATGGCTGTGCGGACGAGATGGCGTGCCTTTATACGTACACAAAAGGAGCCCGGTGATGTGATAATCCTTCTTGTGCCTGGACATGGATATACTGACAAAAATGTACTTAACGCTACAGCTATCGGTCAACTAGCGGCTAGCTAAAATCCATGGCCAGccgatttttttccccctgtgttGGACTAAATTAGGAAGTGACGTCAGAGAGGCGTACGGTCGATATCTTTGGAAATGGTTACGTTTTAAAACCATGGGAGCGATCCCGTTTCCCATCCCCTTCCAAACTAGCGGGTCTCGTATTTTGCGCTCAAAATGTGTTGTTGctcctgattttttttctttcctccattCAGTAAGACGTATTTTGGCTTTGGTTTTTCACATTTTTGAGTGATTTCAGATTTAATGTTTtactaagaaaaaaaataaaaaagtaatagGCCCTACCCCCAATTTAAATAAATACGAGCaaaaacaacatttttttttaggtTGAATTATTTGCCGTTTTACAGAACAGCTACCTGtgtgggggagcgagagagagggggagagagagaaagagagagagagagttccccAGTCATCCTTGATCCACTGCAGGGCTCCGCGTTCCCGAATTTGTGAATCATGGGCCCCCGCTGTCACCGCGGTGGCTATGCGCTGGACGCTTTACCTCGCCACTCTATAGTAAAAACAGAGTAGATGGCGGTGGCTTTCGTTTCGGAAAAGTCGCGTGTCGGGTAGGAAAGTGCACGAAACTAAGTGACGTTACACTTTAATCAGCCGCAGGATCTGGGCATTTGGCATGGCATGAGCAGGGCTAACCGAACACGAATGCGCTCGGAGAGATCCCCGAAGAGTCTCTTGCCGCCTCGTGTTTAGCGACTGGGTCCGACGCGTGCTGTCCCTTGCGGCTAACAGCCTATTGTAATTGACTAGGCGTTTCACGCGCTCGGGACACGGCGATGCCACGGCCATGCGCAGACACCGTGGAGGGAAGAGACAGGTGAGGTGCGGCTGgagaggagctgctgctgctgctgccgctgctgctgctgctgctgcctcaaCGAGGCTTCGGACACCGTGAGCCGTGAACCAATTCACCCCCTTTTCCCCATAAAGAGGAGGAAAATCGACCGGAGAAGGCGAATCGGCAAGAGCCACCTGACACAGCCGCCTTACCTGGCCATCTGGCACGGTGAGTGGGCCAATCGTGGGGGAGTCATCCATCTAGATTAGGAGATAGATGTGTCTGAGGGTGATGGTGTGGGTACGTCGTGCAGGTGTGTAACGTGCATTGTTGTCATTTTGTGTTTTTTAGTGCTGCTAACCAGACGCTATGCTGCATTACAGGGGGCTTCTCCGGGTTACGCTATAGATGCTGCCTCACTTGCATCGTCTAGATCACTATGgatgatgaggtgttgtgttatATTTGGACACTACTGCACAGGCTATTGTTCGCTCACATATTGGATGCTCGCAATGTTGACACATTTTTATGAGGTAGGCTTTTTTATTTCATGTGATGCACACAGGGCTCACAATAGTTGTACATAACACTGGCATTGCAAGGACAGCCACACACCAATAGGACAGTTCTTATGAAAACCACAGCCTGGGCCTTAGTTTGCTTTCTGAAATGCTGTCATTGGTGCTATGCAGAGTGATGTTCAAATTGACATTTCACAAAAGGTTCTCAACCTTAACACCAAAGGTCAGACACGCTGATTTCCCTGCCATAAAGCCAATCGATTGGGTCATTATTCTCTCCGAATTAGAGTCACGGAAATAGGATCAGATTACATCACATCTGTGAGAACTACATTAAGTGTAACAGATGACTGGTTTAAATTATGCCAGACAGTATTAAACATCGCTGTCAGTACAGATGCACTGAAGGCCAATGTAAAATTAGGTGAAaaaatggatgtgtgtgtatgtgtgtgtgggcgtgctgGTTTGTATGAAATGTATTATTTGTCTAAGATTTAACTGTTGGACTCGCAATTTCTTATCATAAAATGTTCCCTGTGGCCGTGCATTATTAACAGACCGCCCTTGTTGGCCCCCAGTTAAGTGCTCACTATCTGCAGTCCTGGATTTTGCCAAATTGGTTTACTGATTATTCATAATTTCTTGTTTGCAACTTCCTCCTTCACACCCAAACCTATCAAGTTAAGCAGAAGGAACACAACGACTCCCAGCTGCTGCTGTTTTTCGTTACGTGTTTCTGTGTAAGAGGTTGtttaagacaacacacacacacacaaaaacccaaaccaaaaaaaaaagaagaagaaaaaaaaagtgagctaTAGACAGAAACACTGACAGAAAGGGATTCAGGGGGATGAAGTGTAGAGAAGACACTGATAGTGATAGACACCTGACATAGGCCACCGGGGATTAACAGAGGATGTAAAAAAAGCGACAGAAGTTGGAAGGGAGAAGATAGACAGGCCCAGAATCGCAGAGCAAAGGGGCAGTAGGGAAGAAGGGATGCGGGCAGACAGTGTGAGCGGCTGTGAATGGTCTCCCTGTTAGCCCTGCTGCCccacacagacagccacacagCAGCCCTGCGAGCAGGTGCCGTCCCCGCCACACAGCAGACAACAGGTGCACAACAGTGTTTCCTTATAGACTCCCCTCGGAAGGCCAAGTAACACCCCGACATCGCCCTCATAAACACACAAGCGTGCAGCGATACACCCGAAAGCTGAAATCCATACTGCCCATACTCTCTTGTATGCGATGCCAAACCAGAGACAAACAAAAGGGCGCCCGGGTTCGTAGGAAAATATCACGTACAGGTACGGTTTGAGTAATTCTATTTGAAAATTAATTATGCCACAAACAAAGATGGACCCACTTGTGCTAATAATCCAGCGGCGGCTGCAGGTAAAAGCAATGTAAGTTGGCCCGGCGGTGAGATAACTGTCCACGGGGACATTTAATGAGCTCTATTGATCCCATGGGGCCCTATTCCATCACAAATGCTAAGCCCAACACAGGCCTATTAAGGagcagcaaaaagaaaaaagaaaaaaaattagattGGATTGTAGCACTTGATTTTCATAATGTGGCTACCCACAAAGCATGCAAATCATCTgcatattaatgtgtgtgtgtgtgtgtggggggggtgctctGAGAGCTGTTTTCTACAAATCGTTCAGAAGTACAGTCCTGagtttgtgtatatgtgagttaaaaaaaaaaagagagtatGATGAAACAGAGCAGAGGATgtatgagcgagagagaaagggagagggagggagggagggatgtttCTGAACAGGTCCTTTGTTAGCTGTTTTTATCATCGAGAGAATACGTCAGGCATTCGGCGACAAATTGCCTCTCTTACCTCTTGGTACACCCAGCACAACACTGATAGTCTTGGTTGTAATACTTTGGGGCTTTAAGCTGTAGAAGTGATGAGGGTGGGattgttttttatttgttgtttgtgtgtgtgtgtgtgtgtgtgtgtgtttctggtcgCTTTGTTATcttttggtgtgtgtctgtgtgtgtgtgtgtgtgtgtgtgtgtgtgtgtgtgtgtgtgtgtgtgtgtgtgtgtgtgtgtgtgtgtgtgtattcactgGAAGAATGAAAATGACTACCTtgttactgaaaaaaaaaaacccaggcaTTTTTCAaaacctacttttttttttagggctAAACTTCTAATAAGTCGATGCTTCCCTTTAACTCGAGATCATGTTAAGATGCAGTCGCCTTTCGCTTGTGTAGATTGTGGAAATCCTCCCCTGCCGCGAGGCGCTGCCGACTGACAGGCTTTTGTAGTGTCTGTGAAGCTAACGCTTAGCTCACAAATCACTCTGGAGGTTTCAGTCCTTCCACAATATGTGATAAACCAACTTTTATGTGTGCAAAAAGACATAttggaggacggggggggggggtctgagcagcgtagcggtctaatccgttgcctaccaacacggagaccgccggttcgaatccccgtgttacctccggattggttgggcgtccccacagacacacttggccgtgtctgcgggtgggaagccggatgtgggtgtgtgtcccggtcgctgcaccagcgcctcctctggtcggtcagggccgcgtgatcctcccgcgcgctacgtccccctggcgaaacccctcactgtcaggtgacaagcagcggctggcgactccacatgtatcagagaaggcatgtggtagtctgcagccctccccggatcggca is a genomic window of Lampris incognitus isolate fLamInc1 chromosome 14, fLamInc1.hap2, whole genome shotgun sequence containing:
- the LOC130124142 gene encoding alpha/beta hydrolase domain-containing protein 17A-like; this translates as MNGLSIRELCCLFCCPPCPSRIAAKLAFLPPEPTYALLPDPDPGSGAGAVSGTGAGATPPSLGAPGLRSRLGASGSGTGSSGGVGGGDRGGGGGGGGGGPEGRWKLHLTERAEFQYSQRELDVTDVFLTRSSRGNRVGCMYIRCAPNARFTVLFSHGNAVDLGQMSSFYIGLGTRINCNIFSYDYSGYGVSTGKPSEKNLYADIDAAWHALRSRYGISPENIILYGQSIGTVPTVDLASRFECAAVVLHSPLTSGMRVAFPDTKKTYCFDAFPNIEKVSKIPSPVLIIHGTEDEVIDFSHGLALFERCPKAVEPLWVEGAGHNDIELYSQYLERLRRFINQDLAAQHA